The DNA region CGAGCACCAGAGCCACGGCCGACCCTGCGGCTACCGCCACAGCTGCGGCACGGAGAGCGATGGGACCTGAACGCATGGTGACCTCCTGGTACTGGCAGGGTCACCCGGATCGGGCCTGATCGCATCCGCAGGGGCCCGGTCAGGGCCCCCACCTGCGAGGACTCAGATGCGAGGACTCAGACGCGCTCGACGAGGTCCGCGATCGACTTCACGATCTTCGACGGCCGGAACGGGTAGCGGTCGACCTCGGCCTCCGTCGTCAGACCGGTCAGCACCAGGAAGGTCTGCATGCCCGCCTCCAGACCGGCCAGGATGTCGGTGTCCATCCGGTCGCCGATCATCGCGCTGGTCTCGGAGTGCGCGCCGATCGCGTTGAGGCCGGTGCGCATCATCAGCGGGTTGGGCTTGCCCGCGAAGTACGGCTCCTTGCCCGTCGCCTTGGTGATCAGCGCGGCGACCGAGCCGGTGGCGGGCAGCGGGCCTTCGAGGGACGGGCCGGTCTCGTCGGGGTTGGTGCAGATGAAGCGGGCGCCGGCGTTGATCAGGCGGACGGCCTTGGTCATGGCCTCGAAGGAGTACGTACGGGTCTCGCCGAGCACCACGTAGTCCGGGTCGTGGTCGGTGAGGACGTAGCCGATGTCGTGCAGGGCGGTGGTGAGGCCGGCCTCGCCGATGACGTACGCGGTACCGCCGGGGCGCTGGTCGTCGAGGAACTTGGCGGTGGCGAGCGCCGAGGTCCAGATGTTCTCGACCGGGACCTGGAGGCCCATGCGCGCGAGGCGGGCGTGCAGATCGCGGGCGGTGTAGATGGAGTTGTTGGTGAGGACGAGGAACGGCTTCCCGGTGTCGCGCAGCTTCGTGATGAACGCGTCGGCTCCGGGGATCGGCACGCCCTCGTGGATGAGGACGCCGTCCATGTCGGTGAGCCAGGATTCGATCGGCTTGCGCTCTGCCATGGGTGCGGGACTCCTGCCGTCGTGAGGAACGAGTAACAAGTACTGACGAACGGTGCTGGGGGCGACGCGACGACGCTGTGGCGACGCCCCCAAGCCTAGGTCAGGAAGTGGTGATGTTGACCCCGTCGATCACCCAGTACCAGTTGTTGGAGCCGGTGTAGCGGAAGCGGAAGCTGACGTTCGAGGCGCCGGCGGGGACCGGGACCGTGACGGACTGGGGCTTGGAGAGTACGTCGGCGGTGTAGGACTTCACGACCGTCGGGGTGCCGCCGTTGAAGCTCGCGAGGATCTGGGCGGTCTGGGCGCCCTCCTGACGGTAGAGGGTGGTGAAGTCGAGGGTGACGCGGGCGGCGCCCGAGACCGCGTACGCCGGGGTGACCAGGGTGGAGTCGTACGTACCGGAGAAGGACTTGTCGGCCCACTCGTCGGAGTCGGCGACGGCGAACACGCCCCGGGAGCGCACGTTCAGCTCGCGCCACTGGTCGCGCTGGCTGCGGGACCAGAACTCGTCGGTCGCGAAGGACCAGCCGCGCCACTCGGTCATGCCGCCGGCGCCCATGGCGTTGTTGATGACGGACCAGCCGCTGGGCGCGGTGTGGGTGAAGCCGAGGACTCCGACCGGGATGCCGGTCTCGTCGACGCGGCCGGCGAGGGCGGACTGGAGGGTGTCGAAGGGGTCGGCGGTCCGCTCCTGGATCGGCTTGCCGTCGAGGCCCCAGGCCGGGTCGGGGGTGATGCCGAGCTGGCGGAAGACGGTGGCGGCGACGTCGACGAGCCGGGTGTCGAGCGGGCGGGCGCCGGCGGCGATGCCGGGGCCGGTGGCGAGGACGAAGGTGCGGCGCTCCTCGATGCTGGAGCCGCCGTGGCCGCCGGGGTCGGTGTGCCCGTGGTCGGTGGTGACGATGACGGTCCAGCGCTCGGTGGCGTACGCCGGTCGGGTCTTGATCGCGGCGAGCAGGCGGCCGAGGTAGGCGTCCTGGACGTCGATGGCGTCGAGGTACTTCTGGCTCGCGGCGCCGTAGGCGTGGCCGATCTCGTCGGTCTCGCCGAAGTAGACGAAGAGGACGTCGGGGTTCTGGTTGCGGAGGATGTCCTCGGTCGCGTCGGTGATCAGCGCGTCGTTGACCGCGTAGTCGTTGTTGTAGACCAGCTTGGCGTCGGCGCCGGCGGTGACCGTGCCGTAGGTGTCGAGTTCCGGCCAGTCGACGGCGGCAAAGAGGGAGAGGTCCGGGCGCACCTGGTTCAGGCGGGCGAGGAAGCCGGGGTAGGTGCCGTAGTTGCGGCCGGTGAAGGTGTTGTCCTTCACGCCGTGCTTGTCGGGCCAGACGCCGGTGGAGATGGTGGACCAGCCGGGGCCGGAGAGGGTGCCGGCCATGGGGCTGGCGTAGAGCAGGGAGCGGCCATAAGTGCCGTTCGCCATCAGGGACTTGAGGTTCGGGGCCTTGGCGGCGTCGATGCGGTCGTGGCGCAGGCCGTCCATGCCGACGAAAAGCACCTTGTCCTTGCTGGTGCCGTTCGGCAGCGTCGGGGCGGCCGTGGCCGCGGCCTGGGCCGCTGGGGCGGTCGCGAGGCCGGTGGCGGCGACGGCCGCGCCGGCGCCTGCGGCGGCGAGCACGGTGCGGCGGGATATGCGGGAAATGCGGGAGATGCCGGTGGTCGGCATGTCGGAGTCCTCCGTGGAAGGGGGTGGGCATGGCAACGCCCCTGATTCCTCAGGGGCGTTGCCGCGTGCGTGAGCTTTGGTCCGTACCCGTTATCTTTCCGCTACACAGGGAGCGGATTCCAGGGTCGTACGGTGAACTCTCAGCTTCCGGTCGCGGACTTCCACCCGTCGACGTACGCCGTCAGGTTCTTGTCGATGTCGGCCCAGTCCGGCTCGAAGACCTCGACGCCGCCCATCAGCTTCGCCAGCTCGATGGCGTTGGCGTCGGTGGCCTTTACGTCCTTGCGGACGCTGAAGCCGCCGCCGATGGAGCTGACCTCGCGCTGGGCCTGCTCGCTCAGCATGAAGTCGAGCAGCTTCTTGCCGTTCTCGGTGTGCGGGGCCTTGTTCACCAGGCCCGCGGCGTACGGCAGGGCGAAGGTGGTCGGCTTGCCGCCCTCCTTCGCGGGGAACCAGATGGCGAGGTTCGGCATGGACCTGGCCTGGGCGAAGTTCATCTGCACATCGCCGTTGGCGACCAGGATCTCGCCCTTGTCGACCTTGGGCGCGAGCTTGGACGTGGAGGAGGACGGGCCGACGTTGTTGGCCTGGAGCTTCTTCAGGTACTCCATCGCCGGCTCCTTGCCGCCGAAGTCGTGCATCGCCTTGATGAGGACGGCGGTGCCGTCGCCCGCGACGCCCGGGGTGGAGTACTGCAGCTTGTTCTTGTACTTCGCGTCAAGCAGCTGCTCCCAGGTGGTCGGCGGGGTCGTCAGCTCCTTCTTGTTGTGGACGAAGCCGAAGAAGTTGTTGACGACGGAGATCCACTTGCCGTCGTCGGCCTTGTCGCCGCCGCTGACCTGGTCGGCGCCCTGCGGGGTGTAGGCCTGGAGCAGGCCCTTGGAGTCGGCCTGCTGGATGAAGGGCGGCAGGGTGACGAGGACATCGGCCTGGGTGTTGCTCTTCTCGCGGGCGGCGCGCTGCACCATCTCGCCGGAGCCGCCCTCGACGTACTCGACCTTGATGCCGGTCTGCTTCTCGAAGTCCTTGAAGACCTTGTCGTACCAGCCGTCGCCCGCCTCGCCCTTGAGGCCGTCGGCGCTGTAGACGGTGACGACCTTCTCGTCGGACGCGGCGGAGGAGGAGCCGCCGCAGGCGGTGAGGGTCGCGGCGAGGACGAGGCCGCCGGTGACGGCGGCGAGCGGCTTGAGGTACGGGGGCGTGGTGGACGTGGTGCGCATAACGTCGTTCTCTCCTAGCGGTACAGGGGTTTGCTAGCGATACGAGGCTTTGGTGCGGATACGGGAGACGGCGAGCAGGACCAGGAGCGTCGCCGTCATGAGGAGCACGGCGAGGGCCGAGCCCGTGAAGAGCGAACCGCGGTCGGTGGCCGTGAAGACGAGCACGGGCAGCGGCAGCCAGTCCGGCGGGTAGAGCATCATCGTGGCGCTCAACTCGCCCATGGAAAGGGCGAAGCAGAGGCCGGCCGCCGCGTTGAGCGACGGGAGCAGCAGCGGCAGCCGCACCCGGAGCAGGACGTACGAGGGGCGGGCGCCCAGGCTGGCCGCCGCCTGCTCGTACATCGGGTCCAGACGCAGGATGGCGGCCGAGACCGACTGGTAGGCGAACGCCGTGACAAGAACCGTGTGCGCGAGGATCACGATCCAGCGGGTGCCGTTGAGGAGCAGCGGGGGCTGCGAGAAGGCGACCAGGACGGCGAGGCCGACGACGACCGAGGGCACGGCGACCGGCAGCACGAACAGCGCGTCGAGCACCCGGCGGCCCCGCTTGCGCAGCGCGGCGGCGGTGAGCGCCGCCCAGGTGCCGGCGGTGAGCGCGAGGACGCTCGCGGTGAGCGCGGTGACCAGGCTGGTGGTGAGCGCCTGGAGGGATTCGCCGCGGACGGCCGCCGTGTAGTGCGCGGTGGTCGGGCCGGACGGGAAGGCGCCGGACCAGTGGGTGGAGAAGGAGGCGGCGAGGATGACGAGGAGGGGCAGGGCGAAGAGCGGCACGAAGAGGACCGCGAACAGCGCCCGGGCCGCCCACCTGCCCGTACGGCTATGCACCAGCACGACGGCTCACCACCCCGTAGAGGGCGTAGAGGCCCACGGAGATCAGGACGTTGACGACGGCGACGACGCAGGCCGCCGCGTAGTCGGACTCGAGGATGGCCTTGCCGTACACGAGCATCGGCAGCGTCGTGACGCCCTTGGCGCCGGTGAAGAGCACGATGCCGAACTCGTTGAGGCACATGACGAGGACGAGGCTGCCGCCGGCGGCGAGGGCCGGGAGCGCCTCGGGCAGGATCACCCGGCGCACGATCCGCAGCGGGCGGGCGCCGAGCGAGGAGGCCACCTCCAGCTGGGCGGTGTCGAGTTGGGAGAAGGCGGCGAGCAGCGGGCGCATCACGAACGGCGTGAAGTACGTGATCTCCGCGAGCAGCACGCCCCACGGCGTGGTCAGGAACTGGAACGGCCCCTCGGCGGCGCCCGTGACGTCCGTCCACACCCCGTTGGCCATGCCGACCGTGCCGTACAGGAACAGCAGGGCGAGCGTGATCAGGAAGGACGGGAAGGAGAGGAAGACGTCGATGGACTTCGCGACCGCCTTGCCGCCGGGAAAGGGCACGAAGGCGATGACGAGGGCGAGCACGAAACCGAGGACGAGACAGCCGGCGGTGGCCGCCGCGGCCAGCCACACGGTGGTGACGAGCGCGTCGCGGAAGGACGCGGAGGCGAAGACCTGGGCGTACGCGCCGGGGGCGAGGGACTCCTTGACGACGAGCGCGAGGGGGTAGAGGAAGACGACGGCGAGGGCGAGTACCGGAGGGGCGGCCCAGAGCCAGGTGGGGACGGTGCGCCGGGGGGCCTCGTCGACCGGTTGTGGGCAATCGTCCCGCAGGGCGGGACGGGTGGGCACAACCCCACCCGCGCGCTGCGCCTCCACGAGCCCCGCACCACGACTAGCCATCGTTCACCCCTGCGGCCAGCAGCACCGCGTCCTCGCGGGCGAAGTGCAGCGTGATCTCGTCGCCGAGCGCCGGGGTCTCCCGCAGCTCCCGTACGTCCGCCTTCACCCGGTGGCCGGACGCGCCCACCTCCACGTACAGGCGGTGGGTGGCGCCGCGCCACTGGACCTCGGCGATGCGGCCGGTCAGGGCGTTGGGCCCGGGCCCGAGGCCGACGAGGTGGGGGCGGACGCAGAGGGTGGCGGTCGCGCCGGGGACCGCGTCCACGACGGGAACGTCGAGCGTGACCCCGTCCCCGTCGAGAACGACCCCGCCCTCGCCGACCCGCACCGGCAGCAGATTCGCGTTGCCGACGAAGGAGGCGGTGAACTCGGTGCGGGGCCTGCGGTACAGCTCCTGCGGGGTGCCGCAGTCCTGCAGCCGGGCCCGGTCCATGACGGCGATCCGGTCGGCGAGGGTGAGCGCCTCGACCTGGTCGTGGGTCACGTACAGGATCGAGACGTCCGGCAACTCGCGGTGCAGCCGGGCGAGTTCGGCGAGCATCCCGGAACGCAGCCGGGCGTCGAGCGCGGACAGCGGCTCGTCGAGGAGGAGGACGTTCGGGCGGATGGCGAGGGCCCGGGCGATGGCGACGCGCTGCTGCTGGCCGCCGGAGAGCTCGCGCGGGTAGCGCTGGGCGTAGGCCGCCATGCCGGTCATCTCCAGGGCCTCGGCGACCCGCCCCGGGATCTCGGCCTTGGGGACCTTGGGGTTCCGCTGCGCCTTGAGACCGAAGGCGACGTTGGCGTCGACCCGCATGTGCGGGAAGAGGGCGTACTGCTGGACGACCATGCCGATGCCCCGCTGGTACGGCGGGAGCGCGGTGACGTCGCGGTCGCCGATGAACACCCGCCCGGCGGCCGGCCGGACGAACCCGGCGACGGCGCGCAGGGCGGTCGTCTTGCCGGAGCCGGAGGGGCCGAGCAGGGCCATGACCTCGCCGGGCTCGACGGTCAGGTCGAGGGAGTCGAGGACGGTGTGGCCGTGGTACGCGACGGAGACGCCGTCGAAGCGGATGCCGCCGGCGGCGGGGGCGGGGGCGCTCATCCCTCGCCCTCCTCGTACTCCCCCTCGTACTCCCGTATCAGGGCGGGGAGTTCGGCGACGGAGGACAGGACGCGGGTGGCGCCGTGCTCCTTGAGCGCGGCCTCGTCGTGGGCTCCGGTGAGGACCCCGGCCACGATGCCGGCGCCGGAGCGGACGCCGCTGAGCATGTCGTACGAGGTGTCGCCGGCGACCACGAGCTGCCGGACGTCGTCGACGGCGCCGGTACGGAGGAGGGCGGCGAGCACCATGTCGGGGTACGGGCGGCCGCGGCCGCCGGCGTCGGCCGGGCAGAGGGTGAGGTCGACCAGGCCGTCCGCCCAGCCGAGGGCGTCGAGGATGGCGTCCTGGGTGACGCGGGCGAAGCCGGTGGTGAGGACGACGGTCCGGCCCTGGTCCTTCAGCTGGGCGATGGCCTCGGCGGCGCCGGGGACCGGGGCGATCCGGCCGTCGGCGACCAGCTCTCCGTACGCCTCCTCGAAGGCGAGGTTGGCCCGCTGCGCGCGCTGCTCGTCGCCGCCGAAGAGGTGGCGGAAGACGGAGATCTTGGACTCGCCCATGGTGGCGCGGACGTAGTCGATCATCGTGGCCGGGTCCTCGCCGAGGCGGGTCGCGGCGGCGTCGAAGGCCTGCTCGACGAGGCCGCCGTCGGCGACGGTGGTCCCGGCCATGTCGAGGACGACGAGGCTCATCTGCTGCTTGTTCTTCATGTCCTGCCTGTCCTGCATGTTCTTCACGCTGTTCACCAGCCCAGTTCGTTCGCGGTGGTCTCGGCGATGGCGGGCGAGCAGGTCATGCCGCGGCCGCCGGGTCCGGTCACCAGCCACACGCCGTCGCGCACCTGTTGGCGGTGGACGACCCGGGTGGTGTCGGTGCACTGCGCGTACACGCCGGCCCAGCGGCGGCGCACGCGCGGCAGCGGGCGGCCGAGCAGGGACTCGACCACGCGCGTGAGGTGTTCGTAGGGCTCCTCGACGGTGTCGAAGGCGAAGGGGTGCTCGTACTCGTGGGTGTCGCCGATGGTCAGTCCGCCGTCGAGGCGCTGCACCATGAGCAGCTGCATCTTGTGCGCGGCGGCCGTCGGGTCCTGCGCCTGGCGGGAGTTGAGCTCCTCCAGAGCGGGTGAGGCGTAGGCCGGGTAGTAGCGGAAGGAGTCGGCGTCCGCGACCGAGGTGGTGAGCGCCTCGCCGAGCGGGTCGGTCTGCATCATCTGGAGCCGGACCCGGCGCACCGGCAGATCATCGCCGGCCAGCTCGCGGACCAGGCCGGACAGCCAGGCGCCGGTGCACAGGACGACGGCGTCGCCGGTGTGGGTGTCGCCGTGGTCGTCGCGGACGGAGCTGTGCCCATTGCTGTCGGCTCCGATCACCTCCCGGACCTCGCGGTTCGGCAGGAAGGTGTAGCGGCCGGAGGCCAGCAGGGCCTCGCGCAGGGCGAGTTGGGCGGTGCGCGGCTCGACGGCGGCGTCCCGCTCGCACCAGAGGGCGGCGTCGAAGGCGCCGCGCAGCGCCGGGTTGACCGCCCGCGCCTCCTCGGGGGTGAGCAGCTTGTAGCCGCGGGCGGCGGCGTCGTCCCGGGCCACGGCCGCCTCGGCGACGGCGAGTTCGAGCGCGCCGCGGACGGGGGTGAGCGAACCGATCGCCCGGAAGCCGAGCTTGGGGACGCGGGCGCCGATGCCCTCCCAGAGCTCGCGGGCGCGCAGGGCGGTGTCGAGCTCCTCCCCGCCCGCGCGCCCGCTGACCCAGATCTGGCCGAAGTTGCGGAGGGAGGCGCCGCGCGCCTCGGCCTCCCGCTCGATGTGGACGACCTCGTGGCCGCGTTCTACTGCCTGCCAGGCGTGCATGGTTCCCACGACGCCGGCTCCGACGACTATCACCTTCATGCCGTTCACGGTCGGGGCGGCGGGTGGCCCGGACGGGGCGGGGTGGCGACGGGACGGTGAACGGACCGACAAGCTTGGCCTAGACCCGTTATCTTCTCGTGATCTGATGCCGGGGACGGACAGCACCGAATGCGTCTATTCCTGGCGACCTATTCCTGGCGGCCCAGGTGGGCGGTGAAGCTGAACCGGTCGCCGCGGTAGAGCGTGCGGACCCGTTCGAGCGGACGCCCGTCGGTGTCCCGGGACACGCGCTGGATCAGCAGCATCGGCAGCGCGGGCGGGGTGCCGATGAGCAGCGCCTCGCGCGGGGTCGCGAGCACCGTCTCGATCCGCTCGTCGGCGTCGCCGAAGACCACGCCGAGCCGTTCGTGGAGATAGGCGTAGAAGGAGGAGTCGGGGTCGAACTCGGTGTCGAGGCGCGGGGCGCGGGCCTCGGAGACGTACGTGCTCTCCAGGCCGACCCGCTCGTCGTCGGCGAGCAGCACCCGCTCCATGTGCCACACGGGCTCGCCGGCCGCCACGCCGAGCTGGGGCGCCAGCTCCGCCGGGCACGGGAAGCGGTCGAGCGAGATGAGCGCACGGCCCGGGGTGCGGCCCTGGCGGCGCACGCCCTCGGTGTAACTCGCGAGCGACAGCGGCTGCTCCAGCTTGGGCCCGGCGACGACGGTGCCGCGGCCCTGCCGCCGCAGCCGCCCTTCGAGCAGCAGCTCGCGCAGGGCCTGCCGGACGGTCTCGCGCGACACCTCGTAGCGCACGGCGAGATCGCGCTCCGTGGGCAGCAGCCCGCCCTCCCCCAGCTCGTCGACGAGTTCGGCGACCTTCGCCTTCACCGCGTAGTACTTCGGGATGCGGCCGTGCTCCGGGATGCCGGAACGGATGGGCGCGCCCGGCCAGTTGCCCATGCCGCCTGCGCTGCCCGTGTTGCTCGTGCTGCTCGTGCTGCTCTTGTCGTTCGTGTCGCTCATCCGGTGATGGTCGCAGACCGTCGTGAACGGAAAGGTGTACGGCGGGTGGCCTACGAGCGCCGTGAGCGGCGGGCGAGCAGCACCAGGGCCGCGCCGCCCGCGAGCAGGGCCGCGGCGACCGGGGCGAGGCGCAGGGCGGTGCGCCGGGCGGTGTTCGCGGCGGACTCGCGCTGTCCGGTACGGGCGAGTTCGGGGCCGCCCGGGTCGGCGGAGCCGGTGCCCGGGGCGGTCGGGCGGGCCGTGGTTGCGGGGTCGGCCGGGTCGGTGCCGGAACTGACCCCCGTACTGGTACCCGTATCCTCGCCGTCCGGTTCGGCGGGGCCGATCATCAGGCGGTAAGCGCCGGACTCGCCGACCCAGTCGCCGTCCTCGCCGCGCTTCTGCACGACGGCCGCGCTGACCGTGACCTCGTCGGGCGCGGCGTCGGCGCCGAACGCGAGCCGTACGGGCACGGTGAGGGTCCGTCCCGCGGGCACCGCGAAGCCGTCGAAGGCGGGCACGGCGGGGATCGGGTTCTTCGGCCCGGTCTGCAGTTCCGGGCCCGCGAACACGCCCACGCTCTCGGCCCGTTCGGTGCTCTCGAACGCCACCGGCCGCCAGAGCCGCGCCTCCGCGTCGTAGAACTCGGCCCGGATCTGCCCGGGCCGCAGCGCCTGGTCCCGGTCGGTGAGGACCAGGACCGGGTGCACGGCACGGCACGGTTCGGCGGTCGTGTTGGTGAGGTCCAGGCTCCAGGTCCGCAGCTCCCCGCCCGCCGGGTACTCCGCCGGCCCGCCGTGGATCCGGGTGGCCAGCGGGAAGTCCTTGTCCCCGGCCGCCCCGCAGGTGGGGGACACCGGCGCGGTCTGCGCCGCAGGCGCTGCGGCCTGCGCGGCGGACGCCGCCACCGACAGCCCGGCCGCCGTGCCCAGGGCGGCGAGGGCGAGGGCGGTACTGCTCGGACTCCTCGGTCGCATGATGCCGAAGCCTTTGCTGCTCGCGGACGTACGAATCGCCCGCGACGCTGCCATGCGGGGCGGAGCCGGTGGGGCAACGACGCGGCAAAGGGCGCCGGACGGGGAGGGCATTCCGCCCGATCAGCGTATTTTCAGACTGTTCAGATCTTTGAGATCTTTGAGATCTTTCGGACCGGTGGTGTCCTGCTTCCCGAAGACCGGCGCCAGGATCAGCTGGGCCGCTCCGTCCGCGACCGTCGTCGTCCCGGTCGCGATCTCGACGGTGGCGGGCAGGCCGAGGGCGGTGAGCAGCTCGCGGGTGCCGTGGGCGAAGACGGCCGGGTCGGCGAGGACGGCGCGCCCGCCGAGGAGCACGCGGTCGATGTCGAGCAGCCGGACCAGGTTGGCGGCGCCGGTGCCGAGCACCCGCGCGGCCTCGGGCAGGTCGCCGCGGGCGAGGGCCGCGAGGCACAGGACCTCCAGGCAGCCGCGCCCGCCGCAGTCGCAGAGCGGCCCGTCGAGCTGCACCGTCTGGTGACCCAGCTCCCCCGCCCCGGTGCGGCCGCCGCGCAGCACGGCCCCGCCGAGGACGAGACCCGCGCCCAGGCCCGTACCGAGGTGCACATAGGCGAAGGAGCCGGGCGCGCCGGGGCGCAGGGCGAGGCCGAGGGCGGCGGCGTTGGTGTCCTTGTCGAGCGCGACCGGGAGACCGAGCCGCCGCGCCAGCTCCTCCCGCAGCGGAAACCCGTCCCACTCGGGAAACCCGGTGACCCGCCCGGGCCGACCGCTCCGGTGGTCCAGGGGGCCGGGCATGGCGACGCCGACCCCGAGGACGGGGAGGTCCGCCTTCCCGCCCTCGCCCTCGTACCCGGCCCCGGCCCCGACCCCCAGCAGCGCCGCGACCTCCGCCCCCGCCACCGCGAGAACCGTCTCCGCGCCCGCCCCCAGGTCCAGCGGCGCGCGGCGCTCCGCGACCCGTTCGCCCGCCAGGTCCAGCAGGACGGCCGTCAGCTCGTCGCGGTCGAGGTGGAGGCCGATCGCGTACGCCGCCGAGGGTACGAGCCGCAGCACCGTGGCCGGCTTGCCGCCCGTGGACGCGCGCCGGCCCGCCTCCGCCGCCAGGCCCTCCGCGCGCAGGCGAGCGGTGATCTTGCTGACGGCCTGTGGGGTGAGGCCGGTGCGCTCGGCCAGTTCCAGCCGGCTGACGCCGCCCTCCCCGGCGGTGCGCAGCAGGTCGAGCACGAGTGCCGCGTTGTGGCTGCGCAGCGCCGGCAGATTGACCCCGACCCCTACCCCAGCCCCGGCACCGCCACCCGCCCCGCCGCCGCTCCCCTTACTCCCCTTGTCCCTGTTCACGTGTCCATTGTGCCGGGCGCTTGCACTTTGGCAACAGCGTTGCCAAAGTGGTTCCCATGAGCTCCCCCCGTACCCCGCTCCGCGTCGGCCTCGTCGGCTACGGCCTGGCCGGCTCCGTCTTCCACGCCCCGCTGATCGCCGCCGACCCCGACCTCGTGCTCGACACGGTCTCCACCGGCAACCCGGAGCGCGCCGTGCAGGCCCGCGCCGAGCACCCGGACGTGCGGGTCGTGGGCTCCCCCGAGGAACTCCTCGGCCGCGCCGCCGAGCTCGACCTCGTGGTGATCGCCTCCCCCAACAAGACCCACGTCCCGGTCGCCACCGCCGCCCTGCGGGCCGGTCTGCCGGTGGTCGTGGACAAGCCGCTGGCCGGCACCGCCGCCGAGGCGCGCGCCCTCGCCGCGCTCGCCGAGGAGCGCGGGCTGCTGCTCTCCGTCTTCCAGAACCGCCGCTGGGACAACGACTTCCGCACTCTCCAGGCCCTGCTCGCCGACGGCTCCCTCGGCGAGGTGCAGCGCTTCGAGTCCCGCTTCGAGCGCTGGCGCCCCCAGCTCAAGGGCGGCTGGCGCGAGTCGGGCGCGCCCGAGGAGATCGGCGGGCTGCTGTACGACCTCGGCAGCCACGTCGTCGACCAGGCCCTGGTCCTGTTCGGCCCGGCCGTCCGCGTGTACGCCGAGTCCGACGTGCGCCGCCCGGGCGCCGAGGCCGACGACGACACCTTCATCGCGATCACGCACGCGGGCGGCGTGCACTCGCACCTCTGGATGAGCGCGACCACCGCCCAGCTCGGACCGCGCTTCCGCGTCCTGGGTCAGAGCGCCGGTTACGTGAAGTACGGCCTCGACCCCCAGGAGGCGGCGCTCCGCGAGGGCCTGCGGCCGGAACCGGGCAAGGCTTGGGGCGTCGAGCCCGAGGAGCTGTGGGGCCGGCTCGGGGCCGGCGAGTCCCCGCTGACCGGCGGCGGCACGCCCGTGGAGACCCTGCCGGGCGCCTACCCGGCGTACTACGCGGCCGTCGCCGCCGCCCTGCGTGGCGCCGGCGAGAACCCGGTGACGGCCCACGAGGCGGCGGCCGCGCTCGACGTCCTGGAGGCGGCGAAGAAGTCCGCCCGCGAGGGCGTGGCGGTGACCCTGTGACCAGCGCGGAAAAGACCAGCGCGGAAAAGACCAGCATGGAAGAGACCGGCGTGGAGGAGCTGACGGCGCAGGAGGCGGCGCTTGTCCTGCCCCGCTTCACGTACGAGGACGCCTGGACGCTCGGCATGATCCTGGCCGACCTGGCGAGGGAGCGGCGCGCGCCGGTCGCGATCGACGTACGACGCGGGGCGCAGCAGCTGTTCCACTGCGCGCTGCCCGGGTCGAGCGCCGACAACGACGCCTGGATCGACCGGAAGCGGCGGGTCGTCGAGCGGTACGGCGTGAGCTCGTTCCACGTCGGCGCCCGCTTCCGCGCCAAGGGCACGACCTTCGAGGCCTCGTCCCGGCTCGACCCGGACGTCTACGCCGCGCACGGCGGCTCGTTCCCGATCGCCGTCGCCGGCGCCGGGGTCATCGGCTCGGTCACGGTCTCGGGCCTGCCGCAGGCCGAGGACCACGCGCTGGTCGTCCTCGGCCTGGAGCGGCTGATGGCGGCGTACGGCGCGGAGTAGGAGTACGTACGGGGCGCGGGTGCCGGTCCGTACCGACCCGCACCCCGACCCGTACCGCTACGCGTCCTTGAGCTCCTGGCGCTGCCGCCCCAGGCCCTCGACCTCCAGCTCGACGACGTCGCCGGCGCGCAGGTACGGCTTGGGCTCGGGCTGCCCCATGGCGACGCCGGCCGGCGTGCCGGTGTTGATGACGTCGCCGGGGTAGAGGGTCATGAAGTGGCTGAGGTAGCGCACCACCTGGGCGACCGTGAAGATCTGGTCGGAGGTGTGGCCGTCCTGCTTCAGCTCGCCGTTGACCCACAGCTTGAGGCCGAGGGCCTGCGGGTCCGGCACCTCGTCGGCGGTGACCAGCCAGGGGCCGAG from Streptomyces fradiae includes:
- a CDS encoding HAD-IIA family hydrolase; amino-acid sequence: MAERKPIESWLTDMDGVLIHEGVPIPGADAFITKLRDTGKPFLVLTNNSIYTARDLHARLARMGLQVPVENIWTSALATAKFLDDQRPGGTAYVIGEAGLTTALHDIGYVLTDHDPDYVVLGETRTYSFEAMTKAVRLINAGARFICTNPDETGPSLEGPLPATGSVAALITKATGKEPYFAGKPNPLMMRTGLNAIGAHSETSAMIGDRMDTDILAGLEAGMQTFLVLTGLTTEAEVDRYPFRPSKIVKSIADLVERV
- a CDS encoding alkaline phosphatase family protein yields the protein MPTTGISRISRISRRTVLAAAGAGAAVAATGLATAPAAQAAATAAPTLPNGTSKDKVLFVGMDGLRHDRIDAAKAPNLKSLMANGTYGRSLLYASPMAGTLSGPGWSTISTGVWPDKHGVKDNTFTGRNYGTYPGFLARLNQVRPDLSLFAAVDWPELDTYGTVTAGADAKLVYNNDYAVNDALITDATEDILRNQNPDVLFVYFGETDEIGHAYGAASQKYLDAIDVQDAYLGRLLAAIKTRPAYATERWTVIVTTDHGHTDPGGHGGSSIEERRTFVLATGPGIAAGARPLDTRLVDVAATVFRQLGITPDPAWGLDGKPIQERTADPFDTLQSALAGRVDETGIPVGVLGFTHTAPSGWSVINNAMGAGGMTEWRGWSFATDEFWSRSQRDQWRELNVRSRGVFAVADSDEWADKSFSGTYDSTLVTPAYAVSGAARVTLDFTTLYRQEGAQTAQILASFNGGTPTVVKSYTADVLSKPQSVTVPVPAGASNVSFRFRYTGSNNWYWVIDGVNITTS
- a CDS encoding 2-aminoethylphosphonate ABC transporter substrate-binding protein, translated to MRTTSTTPPYLKPLAAVTGGLVLAATLTACGGSSSAASDEKVVTVYSADGLKGEAGDGWYDKVFKDFEKQTGIKVEYVEGGSGEMVQRAAREKSNTQADVLVTLPPFIQQADSKGLLQAYTPQGADQVSGGDKADDGKWISVVNNFFGFVHNKKELTTPPTTWEQLLDAKYKNKLQYSTPGVAGDGTAVLIKAMHDFGGKEPAMEYLKKLQANNVGPSSSTSKLAPKVDKGEILVANGDVQMNFAQARSMPNLAIWFPAKEGGKPTTFALPYAAGLVNKAPHTENGKKLLDFMLSEQAQREVSSIGGGFSVRKDVKATDANAIELAKLMGGVEVFEPDWADIDKNLTAYVDGWKSATGS
- a CDS encoding ABC transporter permease, translating into MLVHSRTGRWAARALFAVLFVPLFALPLLVILAASFSTHWSGAFPSGPTTAHYTAAVRGESLQALTTSLVTALTASVLALTAGTWAALTAAALRKRGRRVLDALFVLPVAVPSVVVGLAVLVAFSQPPLLLNGTRWIVILAHTVLVTAFAYQSVSAAILRLDPMYEQAAASLGARPSYVLLRVRLPLLLPSLNAAAGLCFALSMGELSATMMLYPPDWLPLPVLVFTATDRGSLFTGSALAVLLMTATLLVLLAVSRIRTKASYR
- a CDS encoding 2-aminoethylphosphonate ABC transporter permease subunit, which translates into the protein MEAQRAGGVVPTRPALRDDCPQPVDEAPRRTVPTWLWAAPPVLALAVVFLYPLALVVKESLAPGAYAQVFASASFRDALVTTVWLAAAATAGCLVLGFVLALVIAFVPFPGGKAVAKSIDVFLSFPSFLITLALLFLYGTVGMANGVWTDVTGAAEGPFQFLTTPWGVLLAEITYFTPFVMRPLLAAFSQLDTAQLEVASSLGARPLRIVRRVILPEALPALAAGGSLVLVMCLNEFGIVLFTGAKGVTTLPMLVYGKAILESDYAAACVVAVVNVLISVGLYALYGVVSRRAGA